One genomic region from Cryptococcus gattii WM276 chromosome C, complete sequence encodes:
- a CDS encoding Hypothetical Protein (Similar to TIGR gene model, INSD accession AAW42146.1), with protein sequence MAGVVLRMLKPFLMGLLLVTAYSSFILDIVMIIKVRHYSNTYPPAVVALLVCSLLQALYILWLFVKSGRGFAFKASTFLGSLVFFACFSFACVVAITVLRHHRQYCNLELADNSDLCGVLRGTMGLGWMLFGLNLIWICIMPVLVAGQGTWSHYYGDLPYEDNDADVEKAPVH encoded by the exons ATGGCCGGCGTTGT GTTGCGAATGCTCAAGCCCTTCTTGATGGGGTTGCTTCTTGTCACTGCCTATTCATCG TTCATCCTTGACATCGTCATGATTATCAAGGTGCGACATTACAGCAACACATATCCTCCCGCGGTTGTCGCCTTGCTCGTATGctctcttctccaagcCTTGTATATTTTGTGGTTATTCGTCAAGTCCGGTAGGGGTTTCGCTTTCAAGGCAAGCACCTTCTTAGGATCGCTCGTGTTTTTCGCGTGTTTCAGCTTTG CTTGTGTTGTTGCCATTACTGTTTTGCGACACCACCGTCAATACTGCAACCTTGAGCTCGCAGACAACAGCGACCTCTGCGGTGTTCTCAGG GGTACCATGGGTCTCGGTTGGATGCTTTTCGGTCTTAACCTCATCTGGATCTGCATCATGCCTGTGCTTGTTGCTGGCCAAGGCACTTGGTCTCACTATTACGGCGACCTTCCTTACGAAGACAACGACGCTGATGTGGAGAAGGCTCCTGTGCATTAA
- a CDS encoding uncharacterized protein (Similar to SGTC gene model, INSD accession EAL21726.1), producing the protein MTHHCIKVVLVPAHMLTENTTLMSIFPLSKILKTIIAKLPPSPSPIHALLPNLHISLTRPVPLRRHQIQPFRDELASRLGQICAFKLSLVGAVNSYYNEVTGGGSNRAFLALRVGAGASELKKIVDGVLDPTLKKLHLPTYHDNPEFHTSFAWTLFSTKTDGQDTPRSVLSASDGQSVKAPGLPFDKEDLDKVNSIFESKILKAQPGGGWTISSVEVKVAKEITTIPLKLA; encoded by the exons ATGACCCATCACTGCATCAAGGTCGTACTCGTTCCCGCCCATATGTTGACGGAGAATACAACACTCATGTCTATATTTCCT CTTTCAAAAATTCTGAAAACAATCATTGCCAAGTTACCGCCTTCTCCGAGCCCCATACacgctcttcttcccaacTTACATATCTCGCTCACTCGTCCAGTGCCGCTTCGACGCCATCAGATCCAACCATTTAGGGACGAACTCGCCAGTCGACTAGGGCAAATATGTGCCTTCAAGCTCAGTTTGGTAGGCGCAGTCAACTCGTACTACAATGAAGTTACCGGCGGAGGATCTAACAGAGCTTTCCTGGCGCTGAGGGTGGGTGCTGGTGCGAGCGAG CTCAAGAAAATAGTAGATGGTGTCCTTGATCCTACTTTGAAGAAACTTCATCTACCGACGTATCACGACAACCCAGAATTCCACACTTCATTCGCCTGGACGCTTTTCTCTACCAAGACAGATGGCCAGGATACTCCGCGAAGCGTTCTTTCGGCTTCTGATGGTCAGTCAGTAAAAGCTCCAGGATTGCCTTTCGACAAAGAAGACTTGGATAAGGTTAACTCGATATTTGAATCGAAAATTCTCAAGGCTCAGCCCGGGGGGGGTTGGACCATATCGTCAGTGGAAGTAAAGGTAGCCAAGGAGATCACTACAATCCCCCTTAAACTAGCATGA
- a CDS encoding Hypothetical Protein (Similar to TIGR gene model, INSD accession AAW42152.1), producing the protein MYWYISFLRPPPVSTSNPDQGITITPQVANDLRTELRYEPTTIYYTWQRVIPSLSNLTTPQELTTFIPPESTYNPLVVPLPKNVQVGESWRVGLFAQNENSQSSIGQLSSLKGKGNLETTGELLDLVNDTPNVLGVWSEGIEIARPVSGLNTGAVRGIGAQKEPVGDKGKFKGKSKGKDKEKEKERDDRPKQGRIMREWALPDEGKLRIIEQTSFDLDKKIWDSGLALSAWFWKHLACEQSLPLMCQKVFTLLKRQEKLTIVELGTGTGLVSIVLSLALKRIASLERNIIATDLESAIPLMDENITLNNLNSQMNNISTDHENGQEEKPKGTIIDAEVLDWDQPVPDWVNKDHPELVIAADVTYNTSAFPSLLSTLTSLLHPSAGLSNRPLLVLAYKERDPAERELWDMLKKRGIDMVMVDEIKGAEDYGLTEIWIGRSNRL; encoded by the exons ATGTACTGGTACATTTCCTTTCTGAGACCTCCGCCTGTATCTACTTCCAACCCGGACCAGGGAATCACCATAACCCCACAGGTCGCTAATGATCTGCGCACTGA ATTGCGTTATGAGCCCACCACGATATACTATACTTGGCAGCGAGTTATTCCCAGTCTTTCTAACCTCACGACTCCCCAAGAATTGACAACATTTATCCCTCCGGAGAGCACCTACAATCCTCTTGTTGTCCCTTTACCGAAGAATGTGCAAGTGGGGGAGTCATGGCGTGTCGGTCTTTTTGCCCAGAATGAAAACTCGCAGAGTTCAATTGGACAACTAAGCAGCCtaaaagggaaagggaacCTGGAAACTACAGGCGAACTGCTAGACCTTGTCAACGATACCCCAAATGTTTTGGGCGTCTGGTCAGAAGGCATCGAAATAGCCCGTCCTGTATCTGGCCTCAATACCGGTGCGGTTCGCGGAATTGGTGCACAAAAGGAGCCTGTAGGAGATAAAGGAAAATTTAAGGGAAAAAGCAAAGGAAAGGAtaaagagaaggagaaggagcgaGATGATCGACCAAAGCAAGGAAGAATAATGAGGGAATGGGCGTTACCTGACGAGGGAAAGTTGAGAATCATTGAACAAACCTCTTTCGACCTTGACAAG AAAATATGGGACTCTGGTCTCGCTCTGTCAGCGTGGTTTTGGAAGCACCTTGCCTGCGAACAATCACTGCCTCTAATGTGCCAAAAGGTCTTCACTCTCCTGAAGAGGCAAGAGAAACTCACAATTGTTGAGCTCG GGACCGGTACTGGCCTCGTATCTATAGTCCTTTCCCTTGCTCTTAAGCGCATCGCGTCCTTGGAAAGAAATATAATAGCAACCGATCTCG AATCTGCCATACCCCTCATGGACGAAAACATCACTCTCAACAATCTAAACTCCCAGATGAACAACATCTCTACTGACCACGAGAATGGTCAAGAAGAGAAGCCCAAGGGCACGATAATTGATGCGGAAGTACTAGACTGGGACCAGCCTGTACCTGATTGGGTGAATAAGGACCATCCAGAGCTTGTAAT AGCTGCCGACGTTACCTACAATACTAGCGCGTTTCCCTCTCTACTCTCTACTCTCActtcccttctccaccCTTCCGCTGGTTTATCAAATAGACCATTATTGGTATTGGCGTATAAGGAGCGTGACCCGGCTGAACGCGAGTTATGGGACATGTTGAAGAAAAGGGGCATAGATATGGTGATGGTGGATGAAATTAAAGGTGCCGAGGATTATGGATTAACCGAGATCTGGATTGGGCGCAGCAATCGTCTTTAA
- a CDS encoding RNA methylation protein TRM112 (Similar to TIGR gene model, INSD accession AAW42162.1), protein MVRLITHNMLACHVKNCTKDNFPLVFSEVELVERPAPINPDFIKRFLPKLDWKALVDTARSLGDTSLPDTMPENWTDEEIQALHHVLFELHVEEGIMTCRGCGHAYPVSNGIPNMLLAEHEVGR, encoded by the exons ATGGTCAGATTAATTACTCACAACATGCTTGCTTGCCACGTCA AGAATTGCACAAAGGACAACTTTCCTCTCGTCTTCTCAGAGGTAGAGCTCGTTGAGCGACCAGCTCCCATCAACCCCGATTTCATCAAACGATTCTTGCCCAAGCTCGACTGGAAGGCTTTGGTGGATACTGCTCGATCT CTCGGTGACACCAGTCTCCCGGACACTATGCCTGAAAATTGGACAGATGAGGAAATACAAGCTTTACACCATGTCCTTTTCGAG TTGCAtgtggaagaaggaatCATGACATGTCGAGGATGTGGCCATGCCTACCCTGTTTCTAATGGTATCCCCAATATG TTGCTCGCTGAGCACGAGGTTGGCAGATGA
- a CDS encoding Ribosomal protein S20, putative (Similar to TIGR gene model, INSD accession AAW42158.1) encodes MAEYKEDIEKTGAGAQKIHKIRITLTSKNVKPLEKFCADLINRAKDRDLNVKGPVRLPTKVLKHTTRKSPCGEGSKTWDRYQMRIHKRLIDLNSSADVVKQITSISLEPGVEVEVTIAA; translated from the exons ATGGCCGAGTACAAGGAAGACATCGAAAAGACTGGTGCAGGTGCCCAGAAGATCCACAAGATCAGGATCACCTTGACCTCCAAGAACGTCAAGCCCCTTGAGAAGT TCTGTGCCGATCTCATCAACCGTGCCAAGGACCGAGACCTTAACGTCAAGGGTCCCGTCCGACTCCCCACCAAGGTTCTCAAGCACACCACCAGGAAGTC TCCTTGTGGTGAGGGTTCCAAGACCTGGGACAGGTACCAGATGCGAATCCACAAGCGTCTCATCGACCTCAACTCTTCTGCCGACGTCGTCAAGCAGATCacttccatctctctcgAGCCCGGAGTTGAGGTTGAGGTTACCATTGCTGCTTAA
- a CDS encoding Hypothetical Protein (Similar to TIGR gene model, INSD accession AAW42653.1), translating to MIMTEASSSASAIHTKQYKSYFSPANVERLSAKQRGKLSVSREERVRQQACGFIDAVGVRCGFPRRTIATAQTLYMRFHLFFPYKDFSYIEVALATLYVSSKLHDTLKKPRDIILASFPIRFPHLLRKGTIDPSVAQAHGLDSERARVLSIERLVLESMAFKFSANDGLRPVIKIGKKLGLNKDFCKLSWKVAVDSYRTPAPLSYPPHIIALGSIYTAALLTMESLSPEIADSMDEIRTSKRIVELLGNTGSWEMDYVAGVTHVDEVVHAVLDLYHTVLSNPENQTLHTPSPVSPKEPLGSAASTLAFSSSGATAFPLSAFWTPQTLTKLKISLRERRGGVTAMLGWATEDARETDRVAEGMGKNDVTIRFLWDEDLVAMGS from the exons ATGATTATGACAGAAGCCTCATCGTCAGCATCTGCCATCCACACGAAGCAGTACAAATCTTACTTCTCCCCGGCAAACGTTGAGAGGTTATCCGCAAAACAACGAGGGAAACTAAGTGTATCCAGAGAAGAGAGGGTTAGGCAGCAGGCATGTGGATTCATTGACGCAGTAGGAGTCAGATGTGGATT TCCAAGACGAACGATCGCGACGGCCCAAACGCTATATATGCGattccatctctttttcccttATAAAGATTTTAGCTATATT GAAGTCGCTCTAGCTACTCTTTACGTATCTTCAAAATTGCACGACACTCTCAAGAAGCCTCGCGACATCATTCTGGCTTCGTTCCCTATCCGTTTTCCGCACCTTCTCCGAAAAGGGACCATTGATCCATCTGTCGCACAAGCCCATGGCCTGGATAGTGAACGAGCGAGAGTATTAAGTATCGAGAGATTGGTTCTGGAAAGCATGGCTTTCAAGTTCTCGGCGAATGATGGGCTAAGGCCTGTGATCAAAATAGGCAAGAAACTGGGAT TGAACAAGGATTTTTGCAAACTTTCTTGGAAAGTGGCAGTGGATAG CTATCGCACACCAGCACCTCTATCTTACCCTCCCCATATCATCGCTCTAGGGTCTATATATACAGCTGCTCTTCTTACGATGGAGTCACTTTCGCCAGAAATAGCTGATAGCATGGACGAAATTAGAACATCTAAAAGGATAGTTGAACTTCTGGGTAATACTGGGTCTTGGGAAATGGACTATGTTGCTGGAGTGACACATGTTGATG AGGTTGTGCATGCCGTACTCGACCTTTACCATACCGTCTTATCCAATCCAGAAAATCAAACGCTTCACACGCCGTCGCCCGTTTCTCCGAAAGAGCCACTAGGGTCCGCTGCTTCAACATTAGCCTTTTCCTCATCAGGAGCGACAGCTTTCCCTCTGTCAGCTTTCTGGACACCGCAAACACTAACCAAGTTGAAAATCAGTTTAAGAGAAAGGAGGGGCGGCGTTACTGCCATGCTAGGTTGGGCGACTGAAGATGCCAGGGAAACAGATAGGGTTGCAGAGGGAATGGGAAAAAATGATGTCACAATCAGGTTTTTATGGGACGAAGACCTTGTGGCAATGGGCTCGTGA
- a CDS encoding uncharacterized protein (Similar to TIGR gene model, INSD accession AAW42156.1) has product MRISLIRNMSKSYDSIILGAGWAGSVAAKELTSKGHRVLVLEARDRVGGRARTWIGGGAKIDIGCSWIHGYNEGNPARNIAKSLGVEARLPAAAEGVIYGPNGPLSAEEADALRASLGAAVASSKLPHPSPPPTTSLASALFSSNSALLSTSTDQSLAKALARSLEIPLGLKLEKASLKWAGWETTTSYAGSDAAPDGGYQSLVTKVLESSKAEVKLNSPVISIKEIPSGVEVTTQSGETYSATSVLSTIPLGVLKALPENFFTPALPAHLRETIAGTHVGVLEKLLVQYPTAWWPNAEKVGSYTFLPTGPEPSASSTLEQVFEGCTLITANFAAPTLPGPTPTLLTYLSETPAKILLQHPAEKVAEAFHSFLVKRFSPASPPPVPSASALTTWLTDPLSRGATTTPSIISTGERSPMDFKELSRPVWGGKLGFAGEHTEMENRGSVAGAVLSGLREADRIDKWLAVRKQ; this is encoded by the exons ATGCGTATATCCCTCATACGAAACATGTCCAAGTCATACGATTCCATCATCCTCGGTGCCGGCTGGGCTGGGTCAGTCGCTGCCAAAGAACTCACCTCCAAGGGACATCGcgtcctcgtcctcgaAGCCAGGGACAGGGTCGGCGGACGAGCCCGTACTTGGATCGGTGGGGGCGCAAAGATTGATATTGGCTGTAGCTGGATTCACGGCTACAACGAGGGCAACCCTGCGAGGAATATCGCAAAATCTTTGGGTGTCGAGGCACGTTTacctgctgctgctgaggGTGTCATCTATGGGCCTAATG GACCGCTTTCTGCCGAAGAAGCAGATGCGCTGAGAGCATCCCTTGGTGCAGCTGTTGCTTCATCTAAACTCCCCCACCCATCGCCTCCACCTACCACTTCCCTGGCCTCAgccctcttctcttccaaTTCTGCATTGCTCAGCACTTCTACTGACCAATCATTGGCAAAGGCTCTTGCTCGTTCTCTCGAGATCCCCTTGGGTCTTAAGCTTGAGAAGGCTTCCCTCAAGTGGGCTGGCTGGGAGACAACCACATCCTATGCGGGGTCTGATGCTGCCCCCGACGGAGGCTACCAATCTCTTGTAACCAAGGTGCTCGAGTCTTCCAAGGCCGAAGTCAAACTCAATTCTCCCGTTATTTCAATCAAGGAGATCCCTTCGGGTGTCGAAGTGACCACTCAATCCGGTGAAACGTACTCTGCCACCAGCGTACTTTCCACCATCCCCTTGGGTGTGCTCAAGGCTCTCCCTGAAAACTTCTTCACTCCCGCTCTCCCTGCTCATTTGCGCGAGACTATTGCTGGTACCCATGTCGGTGTTCTCGAGAAACTCCTTGTCCAATATCCTACTGCCTGGTGGCCTAATGCCGAAAAGGTTGGTTCGTACACTTTCCTTCCTACCGGCCCTGAGCCCAGCGCGTCATCTACTTTGGAACAAGTCTTCGAAGGATGTACTCTGATCACTGCCAACTTTGCCGCGCCCACTCTTCCCGGTCCTACCCCTACGCTCCTGACGTACTTGTCAGAAACGCCTGCCAAGATCCTCTTGCAGCACCCGGCTGAAAAAGTTGCCGAGGCATTCCACTCCTTCCTCGTCAAGCGCTTCTCCCCTGCTTCCCCTCCTCCTGTTCCTTCCGCTTCTGCTCTTACCACGTGGCTTACTGATCCTCTTTCTCGAGGTGCGACCACCACTCCTTCCATCATCAGTACGGGTGAGCGCAGTCCCATGGACTTTAAAGAGCTTTCTCGACCTGTTTGGGGAGGTAAGCTCGGGTTTGCGGGTGAGCACACTGAGATGGAGAACCGGGGTAGCGTCGCCGGCGCGGTGTTGAGTGGTCTTAGAGAGGCGGACAGAATTGACAAGTGGTTAGCCGTGCGAAAACAATAA
- a CDS encoding pseudouridylate synthase 4, putative (Similar to TIGR gene model, INSD accession AAW42149.1) — translation MPKALPTPTLPLNGLFPIAKPSGKSSMRVIDRITPLLLDSKLFDDPVKRAQPQMKGKRKKNLTQFGLKIGQGGTLDPLADGVLVLGVNRGTKHLNQFLECSKEYESIGLIGATTTSMDADDPVLSTAAWEHITREDVEKVLDRFRGEIMQVPPIFSALKMDGKPLYEYARESKPLPRPIPARKCQVSIELIDFTPASVTPGDGGHDYHWPEKRLTSEEKETFRKLTQIVHNAQTGPVEAAEASGNKDQVEEEKSKVVEPLVPDLDAPEYPEISPKTGLRPPTFTVRMTVSSGTYVRSIVNDIGLALGCGAHVVKLTRTRQGEFSLHGDEEALGATSVSAPAEASANSVNENSRKAPGPSGGSIPWAVWERALAERDEMIKREKLEKEEAIMSGMSAEEIHQVYNPEAIKQRRWEGGWKEWEVEVLKRFKPVPVPINGGHGFRI, via the exons ATGCCCAAGGCGCTTCCTACCCCGACTTTGCCCCTCAATGGACTTTTCCCCATCGCGAAACCTTCGGGCAAAAGCTC TATGAGAGTTATTGACAGAATAACTCCGCTTCTGCTCGACTCTAAATTGTTTGACGATCCCGTGAAACGCGCCCAGCCGCAAATGAAGGGAAAACGCAAGAAGAATTTGACTCAATTTGGTCTCAAGATAGGTCAAGGAGGGACCCTTGACCCTTTGGCTGATGGTGTGCTAG TTTTGGGTGTTAACCGGGGCACCAAACATTTAAATCAATTCCTTGAGTGTAGCAAG GAATATGAAAGCATAGGTTTGATTGGAGCAACGACCACATCCATGGACGCGGACGACCCTGTTCTGTCTACAGCGGCTTGGGAGCACATCACTCGAGAGGATGTTGAAAAGGTTTTAGATCGATTTCGAGGTGAGATAATGCAGGTGCCTCCCAT CTTCTCTGCTTTGAAGATGGACGGTAAGCCGCTCTACGAGTATGCCCGAGAATCAAAGCCTCTTCCTCGACCGATCCCCGCACGAAAATGCCAAGTATCTATCGAATTGATAGATTTTACTCCTGCATCTGTCACCCCTGGTGACGGTGGGCACGACTATCACTGGCCCGAAAAAAGGCTTACTTCtgaggaaaaggaaacCTTCAGGAAGTTGACTCAGATTGTGCACAATGCCCAAACGGGTCCAGTTGAAGCAGCAGAAGCTTCTGGAAATAAGGATcaagtggaagaggagaagtCAAAGGTTGTAGAGCCGCTGGTTCCCGATCTTGACGCCCCCGAATACCCCGAAATTTCGCCAAAGACCGGCTTACGTCCCCCTACCTTTACAGTCCGCATGACAGTTTCAAGTGGAACCTACGTCAGGTCGATCGTCAATGATATAGGATTAGCGCTTGGCTGCGGTGCCCATGTCGTTAAACTGACCAGAACAAGACAAGGAGAGTTTAGTCTCCACGGTGACGAAGAGGCTTTGGGCGCGACGTCTGTTTCTGCCCCAGCTGAAGCCAGTGCGAATAGCGTGAATGAGAACAGCCGAAAAGCCCCAGGTCCATCTGGTGGCAGTATTCCTTGGGCAGTCTGGGAACGTGCACTCGCTgagagagatgagatgATTAAGCGGGAAAagttggagaaggaagaagccATCATGTCGGGGATGAGTGCAGAGGAAATTCATCAGGTCTATAATCCTGAAGCTATCAAGCAGAGGAGGTGGGAAGGAGGGTGGAAAGAGTGGGAAGTAGAGGTGTTGAAGAGGTTCAAGCCAGTCCCTGTGCCCATCAACGGAGGTCATGGATTCAGAATCTAA
- a CDS encoding Transcription coactivator, putative (Similar to TIGR gene model, INSD accession AAW42154.1), whose amino-acid sequence MTVTQRKPRVDSAQNDSRPIIEPGIKYTCDFCHVDITHTVRIKCAMKQCEEVDLCPSCFCEGKEGLQHKAWHDYMVVEQNSQPIFTPDWGADEELLLISGLIQNGLGNWAEVAQHVGTRTKEECEKHYLQVYLGVGEHGEDLKVNEREADEEMDESQRRRREFMPPMDRSFPYDPDEFQQRKKARIEELRKPQALPPSNAAPPVSAPTNHEIGGFMPARLEFEHEVDNDAEMAVKDMEFGLVMQYGGDEQPQAKITRPPDEEEEDDEEEGGDDEKGVVKKEKVKREKEKEDEKEDKPVPPAIEDPDELEVKLAMMDIYFSRLDKREDAKEIIFDRGLTEYRAIQAQDKKLTKEERELVQRYKPFAKLQTAEDFEVLVEGLIYEQTLRKRIAELQEYRRMGITTAAEADVYDNVKNTRAMEFPTQKPAEVLPSGARINAGQHRFLHGNMATPLSDSKTREPTPRAVPAVGRKPPQPLNLANSASLDLLSSEEQSLCSTLRVLPKPYLTIKELYIRENERRQGLLRRRDARKMLNIDVNKSGRIFDFMVQSGMLVLAYEPQGKGKASLQAAAAAVAHGAANGMTTMDGQSQGKDMLMERIYSHYSSKSFTLCVKEKKGVQNDIIIEARQKYQNKQLAL is encoded by the exons ATGACTGTCACGCAAAGAAAGCCGAGGGTGGATAGTGCCCAAAACGATAGTCGACCCA TTATCGAGCCAGGTATTAAGTATACTTGTGACTTTT GCCATGTGGATATCACTCATACCGTACGCATAAAATGTGCTATGAAGCAATGCGAGGAGGTCGATCTCTGTCCATCTTGTTTTTGCGAGGGTAAAGAAGGCTTACAACATAAGGCGTGGCATGACTATATGGTTGTC GAACAAAACTCGCAACCAATATTCACTCCAGATTGGGGAGCCGACGAAGAGTTATTGTTAATATCTGGCCTCATTCAAAATGGTTTGGGTAACTGGGCTGAAGTGGCACAACATGTCGGGACAAGAACTAAAGAAGAATGCGAGAAACATTACCTTCAAGTTTATCTGGGCGTGGGCGAACACGGGGAGGACCTGAAGGTGAATGAGAGGGAAGCAGATGAGGAAATGGATGAGTCACAGAGACGTAGAAGAGAATTCATGCCT CCTATGGACAGGAGCTTCCCTTACGACCCAGATGAGTTCCAGCAACGTAAGAAAGCTCGGATAGAAGAACTTCGTAAACCACAAG CTTTACCACCGTCCAACGCCGCCCCACCAGTCTCCGCACCCACAAATCATGAAATCGGCGGTTTCATGCCGGCTCGTCTCGAATTCGAGCATGAAGTAGACAATGATGCTGAAATGGCTGTAAAAGATATGGAGTTTGGGCTGGTAATGCAGTACGGTGGTGATGAACAACCACAGGCAAAGATAACTCGTCCTCcagatgaagaagaggaagatgacgaagaagaagggggAGACGATGAAAAGGGGGTGgtaaagaaggaaaaagtgaaaagggaaaaagaaaaggaagatgaaaaggaagaCAAACCGGTGCCCCCTGCGATCGAGGATCCAGACGAACTTGAGGTGAAGCTTGCAATGATGGACATTTATTTCTCAAGGTTGGACAAGAGAGAAGATGCCAAGGAGATTATATTTGATAGGGGATTAACAGAGTATCGGGCT ATACAAGCGCAAGATAAGAAGCTTAcgaaggaggagagggaatTGGTTCAACGTTATAAACCATTTGCAAAGTTACAAACTGCCGAAGACTTTGAAGTTCTTGTGGAAGGTCTGATCT ACGAGCAAACTCTTCGAAAACGGATAGCGGAGCTCCAGGAATACCGTCGCATGGGAATAACAACAGCGGCTGAAGCGGATGTCTACGATAATGTCAAGAATACTCGC GCCATGGAATTCCCCACCCAGAAGCCAGCAGAAGTCTTACCGTCGGGCGCGAGGATCAACGCCGGTCAGCACCGATTCTTACACGGTAACATGGCTACACCTCTTTCAGATTCAAAAACTCGAGAGCCCACGCCCAGAGCCGTCCCTGCAGTTGGACGCAAACCTC CTCAACCACTCAATCTTGCCAATTCAGCCTCTCTCGATCTCCTTTCGTCCGAAGAACAATCGCTCTGCTCTACCCTCCGTGTTCTGCCCAAACCTTACCTCACTATTAAAGAGCTCTATATACGTGAGAATGAACGCCGTCAAGGTCTGCTGAGGCGACGAGACGCGAGGAAAATGTTGAATATCGATGTCAACAAGAGTGGGAGAATATTTGATTTTATGGTCCAAAGCGGGATGCTGGTGTTGGCTTATGAGCCgcaagggaaaggaaaggcTAGTCTTCAGGCTGCAGCTGCCGCCGTAGCGCATGGAGCTGCAAACGGTATGACGACTATGGACGGACAATCGCAAGGGAAGGACATGTTAATGGAAAGG ATTTATAGTCACTATTCTTCAAAAAGTTTTACATTATGTGtaaaggagaagaaaggggTACAAAACGATATAATCATCGAAGCTCGTCAGAAGTATCAAAACAAGCAATTAGCGCTTTAG